From Saprospiraceae bacterium, one genomic window encodes:
- a CDS encoding methionine adenosyltransferase, which translates to MAYLFTSESVSEGHPDKVADQISDALIDHFLAFDKESKVACETLVTTGQVVVAGEVKTKTYLDIHKIVRGVIEDIGYTKSEYMFEANSCGILSAIHEQSADINRGVDRKKKIDQGAGDQGMMFGYANNETANFMPLPLTIAHMLLEELAKIRKDGRQMTYLRPDAKSQVTIEYSDDNRPQRIDSIVISTQHDEFVKPGKAVNAQDRADKQMLGKIAEDVKTILIPRVKRRLPTSIQKLFNEYITYHINPTGKFVIGGPHGDTGLTGRKIIVDTYGGKGAHGGGAFSGKDPSKVDRSAAYATRHIAKNMVAAGICSEVLVQVSYAIGVAKPCGLYINTFGSSKLKMSDGAIAKKIEKMFDLRPFAIEQRLKLRNPIYRETAAYGHMGRENQVVEKTFVSPEGKVKKMKVELFTWEKLDMVKPLRKAFGIK; encoded by the coding sequence ATGGCTTACTTATTTACATCAGAGTCCGTATCAGAGGGACACCCAGACAAAGTTGCAGATCAAATTTCGGATGCATTGATTGATCATTTTCTCGCTTTTGACAAAGAGTCCAAAGTGGCGTGTGAGACCCTTGTTACCACAGGTCAAGTGGTCGTTGCAGGTGAGGTAAAAACCAAAACCTACCTCGACATTCATAAAATTGTCAGAGGAGTGATTGAAGACATCGGATATACGAAAAGTGAATACATGTTTGAGGCCAACAGTTGTGGAATTCTTTCTGCCATTCACGAACAGTCTGCTGATATCAACCGAGGAGTGGACCGGAAGAAGAAAATAGATCAGGGAGCGGGAGATCAGGGCATGATGTTTGGCTATGCCAACAATGAAACAGCCAATTTCATGCCATTGCCATTAACCATTGCGCACATGCTATTAGAGGAATTGGCAAAGATCAGAAAAGATGGAAGGCAGATGACCTATTTGAGACCAGATGCAAAAAGTCAGGTAACCATCGAGTACAGCGATGACAACAGACCCCAAAGAATTGACAGTATTGTAATTTCTACCCAACACGATGAATTTGTCAAACCAGGCAAAGCGGTCAATGCACAGGACAGGGCAGACAAACAGATGTTGGGTAAAATTGCCGAAGATGTAAAGACCATCCTGATTCCTCGGGTGAAAAGAAGATTGCCCACAAGCATACAGAAATTATTTAATGAATATATCACCTACCATATAAACCCTACCGGGAAGTTCGTGATTGGTGGTCCTCATGGAGATACGGGATTAACAGGTCGAAAAATCATTGTGGACACTTATGGTGGCAAAGGAGCGCATGGCGGCGGAGCTTTTTCCGGAAAAGATCCGTCCAAAGTGGATCGTTCTGCGGCGTATGCCACCCGTCACATTGCCAAGAACATGGTAGCAGCTGGCATTTGTTCCGAAGTGCTGGTGCAAGTATCTTATGCAATCGGAGTTGCAAAGCCCTGTGGTTTGTACATCAATACCTTTGGAAGCTCAAAATTGAAAATGTCGGATGGCGCGATTGCAAAGAAGATCGAAAAAATGTTTGATTTGAGACCTTTTGCCATCGAACAAAGACTTAAATTGCGCAATCCAATCTACCGTGAAACTGCAGCCTATGGCCACATGGGTCGTGAAAATCAAGTGGTGGAAAAAACCTTTGTCTCTCCGGAAGGAAAGGTTAAAAAAATGAAAGTAGAACTCTTTACCTGGGAGAAACTTGATATGGTCAAGCCCCTGCGCAAAGCGTTTGGCATAAAATAA
- a CDS encoding DUF937 domain-containing protein: MDLNQLLSKYLPDETLANLASQAGIQDQHQGIAAAKSIMTTLMQGMSNNSASSEGAGSLLNALDKNHDGSILDNLAGFINMGNSVPSTPAFNAGGILGHILGFKQQNVANGISQVFKLDLPTVLKLMGLIAPVVMGLLGKAKSAQQINPANVQQVLGQTVQQTQQQNSGYGIFGKLLDSNNDGKISDDLLKMGMNLLLKR; encoded by the coding sequence ATGGACTTAAATCAATTGCTCTCAAAGTATTTACCAGATGAAACCCTGGCCAATCTGGCTTCTCAAGCTGGTATTCAAGATCAACACCAAGGTATTGCTGCCGCGAAAAGTATTATGACCACGCTGATGCAAGGCATGTCCAACAACAGTGCATCCTCTGAAGGGGCCGGTAGTTTGCTCAATGCTTTGGATAAAAATCACGACGGTAGTATTTTGGACAACCTCGCCGGTTTTATAAATATGGGCAATTCTGTTCCATCAACTCCGGCTTTTAACGCCGGCGGAATCCTGGGTCATATTCTTGGTTTTAAACAACAAAATGTAGCCAATGGCATCAGCCAGGTTTTTAAGTTGGATCTACCGACAGTCCTAAAGCTAATGGGACTGATCGCACCGGTGGTAATGGGATTGTTGGGAAAAGCAAAATCTGCACAGCAAATCAATCCGGCCAATGTTCAGCAAGTGCTCGGTCAGACAGTACAACAAACACAACAACAAAACAGTGGCTATGGTATTTTTGGAAAATTACTTGATTCCAACAATGATGGCAAAATTTCAGATGATCTTCTCAAAATGGGAATGAATCTTCTTCTGAAGAGGTAG
- a CDS encoding glycosyltransferase family 2 protein: MSYTGLVSLIIPCHNEEKVIPETYRRIRALKDSFGLQLDLVFINDGSMDQTASILDHIAAADDSVTVLHFSRNFGHQPAISAGIHECKGDYAIILDADLQDPPEKIPDMLELALKENADVVYGVRLKRSGESWFKKTTAEIYYRLLNRISEVALPLDTGDFRLISRRVIEQFNGLKEKNKYIRGLVSWVGYKQIPFHYEREARFAGHTHFSWWKMISFALRGMTYFSKKPLQLATNIGLFCVFVGLGLVAYVLVSKYYYHQVVGGWSSLLITIVFFGGIQLLSIGLLGQYLGSIFDEVKGRPEYIVERKTSKK, from the coding sequence ATGTCCTATACCGGACTAGTGTCTCTGATCATCCCATGTCACAATGAGGAAAAGGTCATCCCAGAAACCTATAGGAGGATCAGAGCACTTAAAGACAGTTTCGGTCTTCAGCTTGACCTTGTATTTATCAATGACGGAAGCATGGATCAGACTGCTTCGATTCTGGATCATATAGCGGCAGCGGATGACTCAGTTACGGTATTGCATTTTTCAAGAAATTTTGGCCATCAACCCGCAATTTCAGCAGGAATTCATGAATGCAAAGGGGATTATGCAATCATCCTTGATGCAGATCTTCAGGATCCGCCGGAAAAAATACCGGATATGTTGGAGCTGGCCCTTAAAGAGAATGCAGATGTGGTGTATGGCGTTCGCCTAAAAAGATCCGGAGAAAGTTGGTTTAAAAAAACAACGGCGGAAATTTATTACCGACTTCTCAACCGTATTTCTGAGGTGGCTCTACCACTGGACACGGGAGATTTTCGACTGATCAGCAGACGCGTCATTGAACAGTTTAATGGACTCAAAGAAAAAAACAAATACATCCGAGGGTTGGTGAGTTGGGTGGGTTACAAGCAAATTCCATTTCATTACGAAAGGGAAGCCCGATTTGCCGGACATACCCATTTCTCTTGGTGGAAAATGATCAGTTTTGCTTTGAGAGGAATGACGTATTTTTCAAAAAAACCCTTGCAATTGGCGACGAACATCGGACTGTTTTGTGTTTTTGTGGGTCTTGGTTTGGTGGCCTATGTTTTGGTGTCGAAGTATTACTACCATCAAGTCGTGGGAGGCTGGTCCTCCTTGCTGATAACCATTGTATTTTTTGGCGGCATACAATTGTTGAGTATAGGTTTGCTCGGACAATATCTCGGAAGTATTTTTGATGAAGTCAAAGGCAGGCCGGAGTACATAGTGGAGAGGAAGACAAGCAAAAAGTAA